Proteins encoded in a region of the Nitrospira sp. genome:
- a CDS encoding SAM-dependent methyltransferase: MRCLLIERQQDKFEIISMPTKGSQQNAGASRTSGSPPDRKGTLYVVAVSIGHPDDVTVRAIQVLRKVDLIASEDPKATQQLLAHHHIQAMVTSYGPRNLKEKAAVLVQRLQRGTDVALVSDCGSPLVVDPGHLLVVAAHAHGIPVIPIPGPSVVIAALTAAGVPCESFYLLGYLPSKAPHLARCLIDALKREVPTVAFCTVNSLMRAVHFLVNIAPRRLVVLACDLTRSSEHIIRGTSLQVSRSLPDVQGEQITIVLAGKNRGGRNTKPRSV, encoded by the coding sequence GCTTCAAGGACTTCCGGCAGTCCGCCCGATCGCAAAGGAACACTCTATGTGGTGGCTGTTTCAATCGGACATCCTGACGATGTGACCGTGCGTGCCATTCAGGTCCTGAGGAAAGTAGATCTCATCGCTTCGGAAGATCCGAAGGCAACGCAACAACTCCTCGCACATCACCATATTCAAGCGATGGTGACGAGCTACGGCCCCCGGAATCTGAAGGAGAAGGCGGCGGTTCTTGTGCAGCGGTTGCAGCGGGGCACTGATGTCGCGCTTGTCTCCGATTGCGGATCTCCCCTTGTGGTCGACCCAGGCCATCTCCTCGTGGTCGCAGCGCATGCACATGGAATCCCTGTGATCCCCATACCGGGCCCTTCCGTAGTGATTGCGGCCCTCACCGCCGCAGGCGTGCCCTGCGAGTCGTTCTATCTTCTTGGATATCTGCCGAGTAAGGCCCCCCATCTCGCCCGCTGCCTTATCGATGCGTTGAAGAGGGAAGTTCCCACGGTGGCGTTTTGCACTGTGAACTCACTGATGCGTGCGGTTCACTTCCTTGTGAACATCGCGCCCCGACGCCTTGTCGTGTTGGCTTGTGACCTGACAAGGTCCAGCGAGCATATTATTCGCGGGACATCACTTCAAGTAAGCCGAAGCCTGCCCGACGTGCAGGGGGAACAGATCACGATTGTTCTTGCGGGAAAAAACCGAGGCGGGCGGAACACAAAACCAAGGAGCGTCTAG
- a CDS encoding sulfurtransferase TusA family protein: MNEHQNAPGVPTSELDLRGVICPYNFVKTKLKLETMKEGEVLSVLLDDGDPIRNVPRSVENEGHTVLAQERVDQAYRVLIRREDSD, from the coding sequence ATGAACGAGCATCAGAATGCACCGGGGGTGCCGACGTCAGAGCTTGATCTTCGTGGAGTGATTTGTCCCTACAACTTCGTGAAGACCAAACTCAAGCTTGAAACGATGAAGGAAGGCGAAGTGCTGTCGGTCTTGTTGGATGACGGCGACCCTATCCGGAACGTGCCGCGTAGTGTCGAGAATGAAGGACACACGGTATTAGCACAGGAACGAGTGGACCAAGCCTACAGAGTTTTAATTCGTCGGGAGGATAGTGACTAG